The Procambarus clarkii isolate CNS0578487 chromosome 12, FALCON_Pclarkii_2.0, whole genome shotgun sequence DNA window ataatagatatataaaaacacgcgcctattcgaatgtaacgttgtgtcaaaatttcaaaacaatcggtaaagaggtttcaaagatttccttcacatggaaaaacacatgaaaacacagttttttcagaaaaagcatgttttttatccgtcacagacgtgacatctatatagtatgtatataaaaatttgTTTGGATGCGAatcgaacgttgtgtgaaaatataaaagcaatcggtgaagaactttcggatattagcgattttgaacaaacgaacatttccatttttatttatatagattattattattattattacatttgtATTACAAAAATTTTTCCCTTCACCTCACTGGTTGCTCGGTTCCCTCACTGTTGTCAATGATTTCCACCCCCTGGTTGCTCACTGTTCCCACTGGTGGCTTCCCACACTAACCGTCACTGATTTCTCCTCACTTACCTGACTTGTGTGCGTGAGGCACCTTGAGCACCAGTGTGAAGCACCGTCACTCTCATACTGTCCCCTAATGTCCTTATGAACGTCACTCACATACTGTCCCATAATGCCCTCATAACCGTCATTCACATACTGTCCCATAATGCCCTCATAACCGTCACTCACATACTGTCCCATAATGCCCTCATAACCGTCACTCACATATTGTCCCATAATGCCCTCAAAGCCGTCACTCACATACTGACCCATAATAGCGAGTCCTTGTTGGTttcaatcatggaattaacgtgagacttgctagaatgttttatgaatcatttatacgctccgtgattgactacaatgctctacatctcacactgtatactgacaaagagctgaaatctcttgaatttttgcaaaatgaagctatgcgtctcatccttggggctccaaagtccacgagaatagttaatattagagcagagttaaaattacctactataagtgagagaattttttccattagcacagttttcggcgtgaaggcaatgAATAGatttagacaacacatgaagtttcaagctaaactttctaatatgctgcactcacctgaggtctatagaagaagaacgaaatctgattatgtattttggttctacaaggtagccaacttcatcaaaatattaaatatttatccaacacaattaatgattaatcaaccaattactccatggcataactgggatctatcagttgattttgtaaatgcacccaagaaagatagtgtgcactctacattattaaaacagttaacactgaaaagcatcactgaaagtactcagagtatgggtaacgatgtgtatcagtgctataccgacggctctgtaaaagaaggtggacgatgtaccagatgtgcatgtaatatatttgaacaatcttctctcgtacatacagcaatgaagctcgTCAATGACTTGGCAAGTACAACtcagaacttgcaggcatataccttgccactaaatttttaaaagacaaaggcagtggacttatatactgtgactcgcagaatgcactcctggcattgaactcacatagtagtgacacccagaaaatagtgatattcgaatgaatgttttagctgctaaagaaaacagatttgaaattaaattcctatggataccatcacatgttggcatctcaatgcATGAcaatgttgatatgcttgcaaagacagcctgtagaaaaccagtggaagatatagatatgggtgtttcattagcagtgacaaagagaatacttaacaaatatctaatgaaaatctcaccgacctaacaaaatcACAAAGACcgcaaagttgtagcattaaatattatgatagatatcgtgaggagaaattcacatatgggactaatagaacaagaacccggcaatgtgatgttatagtggccagaatacgcctgggatatagacgtatctggcagctttctcaaaacccaaatgtcgagtacacaatgtgtcaactttgtgaaagagaaaacatgcactctcttgaacattatattgtagagtgtccaatactgactgactttcgccctcctgggctaaggtatgctgagctgtgtaattactatatgagtactgaaacacttgatgatatattggaattgtacccaagattaaccatgtaatgtatcaattatacaatgtatgaatgtgatgtaattatataatctgagcttgtaaaagctccttaatcaccttcagtgattaaatgcttaattgcacactaattTCTCTATTAGCTATCTTACCCATTAAGAGTaatagagacaaatgtatgtgaatgcatgtgtgtgtatatatgtataagtaagtatatgtgtgtgagtatgcatatgtatgtgtataaagtatatatggaagctgatcagaattacatttcactttgtaaatgcacattaatgacactatgtaaaaaacACACCGAACACTTTATAAAGGGCattcgtaaatctgtgtatctatgtatttacgtatgtaggttagcttagcattttaaaagcaccgaatcaccttctgtggttgagtgttcaataaacccttgaactatatgtttaacacttctctaaccctgtccatggaggacagaagaaaatgtttatatgctgattaccattgtaaatgtgtggccacgtctgtggtagaaaaaaaatgcCCTTATAACCGTCACTCACATATTGTCCCATAATGCCCTCATAACCGTCACTCACATATTGTCCCATAATGCCCTCATAACCGTCACTCACATATTGTTCCATAATGCCCTCATAACCGTCACTCATATATTGTCCCATAATGCCCTCATAACCGTCACTCACATATTGTCCCATAATGCCCTCATAACCGTCACTCACATATTGTTCCATAATGCCCTCATAACCGTCACTCACATATTGTCCCATAATGCCCTCATAACCGTCACTCACATATTGTCCCATAATGCCCTCATAACCGTCACTCACATATTGTTCCATAATGCCCTCATAACCGACACTCACATATTGTCCCATAATGCCCTCATAACCGTCACTCACATATTGTCCCATAATGCCCTCATAACCGTCAATCATATATTGTCCCATAATGCCCTCATAACCGTCACTCACATATTGTCCCATAATGCCCTCATAACCGTCACTCACAGGCATGCACCATGTGGAAAAATATGAGTGAAACGAGATATGTTTCTAATATCCCGGTGGGGGAGTAACCTCCAGTCCTGCTATCACAGACTACGAACACTTATCACACACTCCAGTGACTCCCCACCCCCCGACTCCAGTGACTCCCTCCACCCGACTCCAGTGACTCCCTCCACCCGACTCCAGTGACTCCCCCCACTCGCCTCCAGTGACTTCCCCCACCCGACTCCAGTGACTCCTCCCATCCGACTCCAGTGACTCCCTCCACTCGACTCCAGTGACTCCCCCCACCCGACTCCAGTCACTCCTCCCACCCGACTCCAGTGACTCCTCCCACCCGAATCCAGTGACTCCTCCCACCCGACTCCAGTGACTCCTTCCACCCGACTCCAGTGACTCCCCCTACCCGATTCCAGTGACTCCCCCTGCCCGACTCCAGTGACTCCTCCCACCCGACTCCAGCGACTCCCCCCACCCGACTCCAGTGACTCCCCCCACCCGACTCCAGTGACTAATCCCTCCCGACTCCAGTGATTCCTCCCACCCGACTCCAGTGACTCCTCCCTCCCGACTCCAGTCACTCCCCCCACCCGACTCCAGTGACACCTTCCACCCGACTCCAGTGACTCCCCCCACCCGACTCCAGTGACTCCTCCCTCCCGACTCCAGTGACTCCCCCCACCCGACTCCAGTGACACCTTCCACCCGACTCCAGTGACTCCCCCCACCCGACTCCAGTGACTAATCCCACCCGACACCAGTGACTCCTCCCACCTGACTCCAGTGACACCTTCCACCCGACTCCAGTGACTCCCCCCACCCGACTCCAGTGACTCCTCCCTCCCGACTCCAGTGACCCCCCACCCGACTCCAGTGGCACCTTCCACCCGACTCCAGTGACTCCCCCCACCCGACTCCAGTGACTCCTCCCTCCCGACTCCAGTTGCTCCCTCCACCCGACTCCAGTGACTCCCTCCACCAGACTCCAGTGACTCCTTCTACCCGATTCCAGTGACTCTTCCCACCCGACTCCAGTGACTCCCACCCGACTCCAGTGACTCCCCCCACCCGACTCTAGTGACTCCCCCACCCGACTCCAGTGACTCCCCCCACCCGACTCCAGTGACTAATCCCACCCGACTCCAATGATTCCTCCCACCCGACTCCAGTGACTCCTCTCACCCGACTCCAGTGACACCTTCCACCCGACTCTAGTGACTCCCCCAACCCGACTCCAGTGACTCCCCCACCCGACTCCAGTGACTCCTCCCTCCCGACTCCAGTGAATCCCCCCACCCGACTCCAGTGACTCCCCCCCACCCGACTCCAGTGACTCCTCCCTCCCAACTCCAGTGTCTCCCCCCACCCGACTCCAGTGACACCTTCAACCCGACACCTGTGACACCTTCCACCGGACTCCAGTGACTCCTCCCACCCGATTCCAGTGACTCCCCCTCCCGACTCCAGTGACTCCTCCCACCCGACTCCAGTGACTCCCTCCACCCGACTCCTCTAACCCGACTCCAGTGACTCCCTCCACCCGACTCCAGTGACTCCTCTAACCCGACTCCAGTGACTCCCTCCACCCGACTCCAGTGACTCCTCTAACCCGACTCCAGTGACTCCCTCCACCCGACTCCAGTGACTCCTCTAACCCGACTCCAGTGACTCCCTCCACCCGACTCCAGTGACTCCTCTAACCCGACTCCAGTGACTCCTGTTACTGTACGTACGCACCGCTCGTAATATCGTGTTAGGTATAATCTAAGGATACTGACCGTATCTAAATATGATGTACAAGGGTGCCCCGCGATACAGTACAAGAGAAAAAAAATAACACCAGGCTATAAACATAggcaaaatttatatatatagcataatatatatattcaaaaactAAAAGCATGTAATATTAATACTATCAAACATGGCAATCACTTTGAATAACACTGGTGAATTAATGGCTAAATAATTAAATTTATGCTACCTTACTACAACAGAACAAAACACTTAACATAATATGTTTCCCAGGCGAGTCTCCCAGCTGACTGAGCTCTCTCCCCATCACTACCCATAATTCTCTCTCCCTCCGCCTTCATCCAGGATGATGGATGGTtaataaggactttttaatatttataataattgAAACAAACAATCGTTCTCAAATATATCAGAATGTAACTATAATATAATTGTCACATACACATAATATAAGTAACAATGCCACACACTTAATCACAGGAAATTAACAATAATATAAATGTTAAAAGGTGACATCTGAAACTCCcagaactgaacaggtccagcattcTAATCTTGAAACTGACAGGTATTAAACGTGACTAGAGGAAACCCGCTCCTGCTCCACTGTGTTGCCAAAACATATGatacatttaaaaaatatatatacatatacagataaATGAAGGAATTGAACTTAATAAGTTTTATCATGAATTTATGGAAGTATCCAACTAGGGATACGTAACAACTCCCCCACACGACTCCTCCCACCAGACTCCAGAGACTCCTCCAACCCGACTCCGGTGACTACTACCACCAGACTCCAATGACTACTACCACCCGACTCCAGTGACTCTCCCCCCCCCGACTCCagtgacatccccccccccccgactcttCCCACCAGACTCCAATGACTCCTCCCACCCGACTCCAGTGATTCCTCCCACCCGACTCTAGTGACTCCTCTCACCCGACTCCAGTGACTCCTCCCATCCGACTCCAGTGACTCCTCCCACCCGACTCCAGTGACTCCTCCGACCCGACTCCAGTGACTCCTCCCACCAGCCTCCAGGTGTACTCGTGGAACTCATATTCTTGCCCCCTTGCTGTCCGTACtgctccctttctccctctccaGTATATGATAACGTAGTGATTCCGTCTTTCCATTGATGTTGGTACAACGCTTGTCTGCCTCATGGCACTCTCCTGCCTCTTCTTCCTTCCATATAACATAGGACATCTCCCTGTTTCATCTCTACTGAGAGCAGCTACAAACACTGGTGTTTGACGTGTTCTGTTGCAATATGGATGCACGCCTCGCCTCCCTGAGACTGGACATCAGTCGTGTGAGGAGAGTCACACCGGGTGACTGGTGCTGGGAACTCTAGTGGAAAGTCCACGTTGACTCACAGATCACAATGACTACACCAGCAGCCAGGTTAGCAGTGaccaatattatataataaacttGACCCATATGCACCAAACATTTATCCCATTTTATATATTTCACAACTGTTAACAATTTCTTGGATTTTACAACTGTTTGTTATAGAGTGGTAGTAACACCAGGGGTATATTGCTATACTGTGATAGTAACACCAGGGGGGTATATTGCTTTACTGTGATAGTAACACCAGGGGGGTATTTTGCTAAACTGCAGAATTAACACCAGGGGGGTATATTGTTATTCTGCAGAATTAACACCAGGGGTATATTGCTATATTGCAGAATTAACACCAGGAAAGGGGGGGGTATATTGCTATACTGCAGAATTAACACCAGAGGGGTGTGTTGCTATACTGAAGATTTAACACCAGGTGGAATATTGCTATACTGGAGAATTAACACCAGGTGGAATATTGCTATACTGGAGAATTAACACCAGGGGGTATATTGTTATACTGGAGAATAAACACCAGGGGGGGAATTGCTATACTGTTGTAGTAACACCAGGGGGGGAATATAGCGATACTGCGGAAATAACACCACGGGGAATATTACTAAACTGCAAGATTAACACCAGGGGGGAATATTTGCTAAATTGCAGAATTAACAACAGGGGGAATATTGCTATACGGTGGAGGTTATATCAAGGAATATACTGCTATGCTGTGATAGTAACTCTAAGGCGGTATACTCTGGTAGTAACAATATGGTGGAGAATTGTCATACTTTGATAGTAACACTAGGGGCGTATCCTGGTATACTGCGGTAGTAACACTAGGGGTTGAACCTGGTATACGGTGGTAGTAACACTAGGGGATGTATTGTTATACTGTGCTAGTAACACTAGGGGGTGTATACTGTGGTATTAACACTAGGGGGTGTATACTGTGGTAGTAACACTAGGGGGGTGTATACTGTGGTAGTAACACTAGGGGGTAGTATACTGTGGTTTTAACACTAGGGGGTGTATACTGTGGTAGTAACACTAGGGGGGTGTATACTGTGGTAGTAACACTAGGGGGGTGTATACTGTGGTAGTAACACTAGGGGGTGTATACTGTGGTAGTAACACTAGGGGGGTGTATACTGTGGTAGTAACACTAGGGGGGTGTATACTGTGGTAGTAACACTAGGGGGTGTATACTGTGGTAGTAACACTAGGGGGGTGTATACTGTGGTAGTAACACTAGGGGGGAGTATACTGTGGTAGTAACACTAGGGGGTGTATACTCTGGTAGTAACACTAGGGGGGTGTATACTGTGGTAGTAACACTAGGGGGGTGTATACTGTGGTAGTAACACTAGGGGGTGTATATTGTGATAGTGACACTATGGGGGTGTATTTTGTTGTAGTAACATGAGGGGGTGCATTGTTATACTGTGCTAGTAACACCAGGGCGTGTATTGTTATACTGTGGTAGTAACACTAAGGCGTGTATTGTTTTCTGTGGTAGTAACACTAGGGGGTGTATTGTTATGTGGTAGTAACACCAGGGGGGGTATACTGGTATACTGTTTAGTAACACCAGGGTTGAATACTGGTATACTGTGGTAGTAGTACTACTAGGGGGGGGTGCATACTGTGGTAGTAACACTAGGGGGTGTATACTGTGGTTGTAACATTAGGGTGTATGTACTGTGGTAGTACCACTAGGGGGGGCATAGTGTGGTAGTAGCACTAGGGGTGTTTACTGTGGTAGTAACACTAGGGGTGTATACTGTGGTAGTAACACTTGGGATGTATACTGTGGTAGTAACACTAGGGGTGTATACTTTGGTAGTAACACTATGGGGTGTATACTGTGGTAGTAACACTTGGGATGTATACTATGGTAGTAACACTAGGGAGGTATCCTAGTATCCTGTTGTAGTTACACTTGGGGTGAATTGTTAAACTGTGGTAGTAACACTTGTGGGTGTATTGTTATAATCTGGTAGTAACAATAGGGGGTATacgtttatttaaaaaaatacaatataagttacatatacataagtgttacaaggcaattatacattacaattcttagtgaacaagtgtttcagtagtacagaacaagatcttttAGAAAACCCCTATAAACGAGTTACAAAAATTGAAGAATAAacttacattaaaatacaggggaaaatattacatttatatatattttatataagccgcagtaaaccaattttctatatcatcaccgagcatgagccttaaaccccaaatgttatacctgatcctgcctcgcaagaacttcaatattttgtctactgagtaaccttcctgcctgcctatccacacacaaaaaatgtaatcagaaagtaacataattattgtattcctaattttcttgcattttatgtcaatatgaaacattaaaaacctcattaactccactctaatacttggtccacataaatctttaagagtgtctctaatccagtttacaagaacaactttctgcttacagaaataaaatatatgcatattattctcaatttcagtacattggtcacacctattgtcgtctttaatgcccaacatcaacaacctatcattagtaggaagggtctcatgaatatagcgatacaatagctcacgttgttttggggcaataaatttaacataaaggtttgcccatattacttgccagctaaagagtggatatgcctcctctactctagcaactatatttggtagtataacatcatacacttgtttactgttcatcattaaaaaaccttcaatattacaaatacgcctgagaacatcaattgcacatgaataaaagtgcggtgaaataaaagcaaggtcagtatactctggcatatgtatcaaatagctaacacgtaagttacaatagtaatgtcctagtgcatttacactatccctctgcattatctcctttctaaaagtaacacataag harbors:
- the LOC138363968 gene encoding collagen alpha-1(XXI) chain-like, whose protein sequence is MPVSDGYEGIMGQYVSDGYEGIMGQYMIDGYEGIMGQYVSDGYEGIMGQYVSVGYEGIMEQYVSDGYEGIMGQYVSDGYEGIMGQYVSDGYEGIMEQYVSDGYEGIMGQYVSDGYEGIMGQYMSDGYEGIMEQYVSDGYEGIMGQYVSDGYEGIMGQYYVSDGFEGIMGQYVSDGYEGIMGQYVSDGYEGIMGQYVNDGYEGIMGQYVSDVHKDIRGQYESDGASHWCSRCLTHTSQGEKLLRALTSTYSEQPPLTSLLEHLWQPKNGVGGSALTHPYS